A stretch of Pseudolysobacter antarcticus DNA encodes these proteins:
- a CDS encoding serine/threonine-protein kinase, whose protein sequence is MQRERWQRLEQLFAQARMLAAEQRAAWLSRACGDDVGLCGEVEELLRADTQLGVLDAPPFAAHGGERAEFAPSLATGTRVGAWRVETLIGRGGAGEVYAVTRAEVAFTQRAAMKLLRFEAIGELARFDVERRILARLDHPGISRLLDGGIAADGRPYTVMEYVEGVSLIDHCAARHASLRERLNLLMQVCDAVAYAHRNLVVHRDLKPSNTLVDVEGKVKLLDFGIAKLLDVGATKDSADMIPTLAPFTPEYAAPEQLSGETVTTATDVYALGVLLFELLTGERPLRSRGLPAAQVLALLDERVAPPSSRVAREKTDAPLPPGLLTGDLDAIVAKCLRPEPAQRYASVNDLKRDLQRHLAREPVLAREGARLYVIGRLLRRYRFGVAATVMLILALAAGLAGTLWQAHIASTNARTSSAVQTFMTDLFRANSSKQKDPVKARATTARELLDIGAKKIDGEMSDAPFAKLDVLKLLGDLYAELALRKEEIPLRRQVVELTRRLYGADSAQLVVALGALAGAMHGTEMEREREPLLREALAILDRNGDTASVTRGVLLQKFAEFYESTDQAKALDYAQQSVRLLGAYPPSIELAEAWYLQGLTQTYTGQYAAAVVSLNRAIEISSAVQGVPNPDLVFFCYQLADTQRKLRDFAGAERSARRALDIALSVNGEDHIDAVRARLMLGRILIAESHVGEGLDLLAQAKRDVLRLRGMDDPFHTPTVLENSGLAQSDFGDVAAGLADLEGAAAIYVRFNGDRLEIASLQAAIANDLIDLGRNADARRALDEAAAVCAERDCAHRALPYLTRIINNITLARVRLAQTEGRNEEARSLLGTLIASSDPNAAASTRITAWLLAAEIAMETRNVADEVQSPLALARAEIDHRGMSNMQLSAASADLIEGHSYLKRHELQAALPLLQRAVAAREALLVAPNPRIAEAQILLARCYIESGHIDEARDLVAAAAAIAAHYAQLGERYRKPLHELQMQLRAPLKPAQGLVAGRHG, encoded by the coding sequence GTGCAACGCGAACGTTGGCAGCGGCTGGAACAATTATTTGCGCAAGCGCGGATGCTGGCGGCGGAGCAGCGAGCAGCGTGGCTGTCGCGTGCCTGCGGCGACGATGTAGGGCTATGTGGCGAAGTCGAGGAACTGCTGCGTGCAGACACGCAGCTGGGCGTGCTCGACGCGCCGCCTTTCGCCGCACACGGGGGTGAGAGAGCCGAATTTGCGCCGTCGCTCGCCACTGGCACACGGGTCGGCGCCTGGCGCGTCGAGACACTGATCGGCCGCGGTGGCGCTGGCGAGGTCTATGCCGTAACTCGTGCCGAAGTCGCCTTCACCCAGCGGGCGGCGATGAAGCTGTTGCGCTTCGAGGCGATCGGCGAACTGGCGCGCTTCGACGTCGAACGGCGGATTCTGGCGCGCCTCGATCACCCCGGCATCTCGCGCCTGCTGGATGGCGGCATCGCGGCGGATGGCCGCCCCTACACGGTGATGGAATACGTCGAGGGCGTCTCGCTGATCGATCACTGCGCCGCGCGACATGCGTCTTTGCGGGAACGCCTGAACTTGTTGATGCAGGTGTGCGACGCGGTGGCGTATGCGCACCGCAACTTGGTCGTGCATCGCGACCTGAAGCCCTCGAACACTCTGGTCGACGTCGAGGGCAAGGTCAAACTGCTCGATTTCGGCATCGCGAAACTGCTCGATGTAGGAGCGACGAAAGACAGCGCCGATATGATCCCGACCCTGGCGCCGTTCACACCTGAGTACGCTGCGCCCGAGCAGCTTTCGGGCGAGACCGTGACCACGGCCACCGACGTGTATGCGCTCGGCGTCTTGTTGTTCGAGCTGCTGACCGGTGAGCGGCCGTTGCGCTCGCGCGGCCTGCCCGCGGCGCAAGTACTGGCTTTGCTCGACGAACGCGTTGCACCGCCGTCGAGCCGCGTGGCGCGCGAGAAAACCGATGCACCGTTGCCGCCCGGCCTGCTGACAGGCGATCTCGATGCGATCGTCGCAAAGTGCCTGCGTCCCGAACCCGCGCAGCGCTATGCATCGGTCAACGACTTGAAACGAGACTTGCAGCGCCATCTCGCCCGCGAGCCGGTGTTGGCCCGCGAAGGTGCTCGCCTGTATGTGATCGGGCGCTTGCTGCGGCGTTATCGCTTTGGCGTCGCCGCCACAGTGATGCTGATCCTGGCGCTCGCGGCCGGGTTGGCCGGTACCTTATGGCAGGCGCACATCGCCAGCACCAATGCGCGCACGTCCAGCGCGGTGCAGACGTTTATGACCGACCTGTTTCGCGCCAATTCGAGCAAGCAAAAAGATCCAGTGAAGGCACGCGCCACCACCGCGCGCGAACTGCTCGATATCGGCGCGAAAAAAATCGATGGCGAGATGAGTGATGCCCCGTTCGCCAAGCTCGACGTCCTCAAACTGCTTGGCGATCTATACGCTGAGCTCGCGCTGCGCAAAGAGGAAATACCGCTGCGGCGTCAAGTGGTCGAGCTCACGCGCCGGCTGTACGGCGCCGACTCCGCGCAGCTTGTCGTCGCGCTCGGCGCGCTTGCTGGGGCGATGCATGGCACTGAGATGGAGCGCGAGCGCGAGCCGCTGCTGCGCGAAGCTCTTGCGATCCTCGACCGCAACGGCGATACCGCGTCGGTAACGCGGGGCGTTCTGCTGCAGAAATTCGCCGAATTCTACGAATCCACCGACCAGGCCAAGGCGCTCGACTATGCGCAACAGAGTGTGCGTCTGCTCGGGGCGTATCCACCGAGCATAGAGCTGGCCGAGGCCTGGTATCTGCAGGGCTTGACTCAGACCTACACCGGGCAATACGCCGCCGCCGTGGTCTCGCTGAATCGCGCCATCGAAATTTCGAGCGCTGTGCAGGGCGTACCGAATCCGGATCTTGTCTTCTTCTGTTACCAGCTCGCGGACACGCAACGGAAATTACGCGATTTCGCGGGCGCCGAACGCAGCGCGCGACGGGCGCTCGACATCGCATTGTCGGTCAACGGTGAAGATCATATTGATGCGGTGCGCGCACGCCTGATGCTGGGCAGGATTCTCATCGCGGAAAGCCACGTGGGCGAGGGCTTGGATTTGCTCGCGCAGGCCAAGCGCGATGTACTCAGATTGCGCGGTATGGACGATCCGTTCCATACCCCGACCGTGCTCGAAAACAGCGGCCTGGCACAATCGGATTTTGGCGACGTCGCCGCCGGGCTTGCCGATCTCGAGGGCGCCGCCGCGATCTACGTGCGCTTCAACGGCGATCGTCTTGAAATCGCGAGTCTGCAAGCCGCGATCGCGAACGACCTGATCGACCTCGGCCGCAATGCCGACGCCAGGCGCGCGCTCGACGAAGCCGCGGCCGTTTGCGCGGAACGCGACTGCGCGCACCGCGCGTTGCCGTATTTGACGCGGATCATCAACAACATCACGCTCGCTCGCGTGCGCCTCGCCCAGACCGAGGGACGCAACGAGGAAGCGCGCAGCTTGCTCGGCACCCTGATCGCCAGCTCCGATCCCAACGCCGCCGCGAGCACGCGGATCACGGCCTGGCTGCTGGCCGCGGAAATCGCGATGGAAACGCGCAATGTTGCCGATGAAGTGCAATCACCGTTGGCCTTGGCCCGTGCCGAAATTGACCACCGGGGAATGAGCAACATGCAACTGTCCGCCGCCAGCGCCGACCTGATCGAAGGCCACTCTTACCTCAAGCGTCACGAACTCCAAGCGGCACTGCCGCTGTTGCAACGCGCCGTCGCCGCGCGCGAGGCGTTGCTGGTCGCACCCAACCCAAGAATTGCAGAGGCGCAGATCCTGCTCGCGCGCTGCTATATCGAATCGGGCCATATCGACGAGGCGCGCGATCTTGTGGCGGCAGCGGCGGCGATCGCAGCTCACTACGCGCAACTCGGCGAGCGCTACCGCAAGCCGTTGCACGAGTTACAGATGCAACTGCGAGCACCGCTCAAGCCGGCGCAGGGCTTGGTCGCGGGTAGACACGGCTAG
- a CDS encoding ECF-type sigma factor, translating into MNEVAVNLDDYGNADLPAATRALADQLFPLFYDELRRVAQRERRRVGAGHTLQTTALVSEAYLKLRRGNGWRTDTHFLRAAALAMRHALVNHAAARQAAKRGGGEETQSLSIEFDVAFESDASILALNEALAELAHESPRLAQVVECRYFAGYNDVETGLALGISERSVRNDWAFARAWLHKTLAGSGKN; encoded by the coding sequence GTGAATGAGGTAGCAGTAAATCTCGACGACTACGGCAATGCGGACTTGCCGGCGGCGACACGTGCGCTCGCGGATCAACTGTTCCCTTTGTTTTACGACGAGCTGCGGCGCGTCGCCCAGCGTGAACGGCGGCGCGTCGGCGCGGGCCACACTCTGCAGACGACCGCACTGGTCAGCGAAGCGTACCTGAAGCTGCGGCGCGGCAACGGCTGGCGCACCGATACGCATTTCCTGCGCGCAGCCGCGCTGGCCATGCGCCATGCGCTGGTCAATCACGCCGCCGCGCGGCAAGCGGCGAAACGCGGTGGCGGCGAGGAAACGCAGTCCCTCAGCATAGAGTTCGACGTGGCGTTCGAATCGGATGCATCGATTCTGGCATTGAACGAAGCACTCGCTGAGCTCGCCCATGAATCGCCACGGCTCGCGCAAGTGGTGGAGTGCCGCTACTTCGCCGGCTACAACGATGTCGAAACCGGACTGGCACTGGGCATTTCCGAACGCAGCGTGCGCAACGACTGGGCATTTGCGCGCGCCTGGTTGCATAAAACGCTGGCCGGTTCCGGCAAAAACTGA
- a CDS encoding BON domain-containing protein, whose product MSPKFKGAILPVMMVVGFVAAADFMALQASAQDAPVTSSTADNTRVNQRDRSADTIKPTDQPNDKDDIKLLSAVRRAVVDDKSISVLAHNVKIVVMSGAVMLRGPVKSQEEKLQVGKIVAGVPGVSEITNELDVKQ is encoded by the coding sequence ATGTCCCCCAAATTTAAAGGTGCCATTCTCCCGGTCATGATGGTTGTCGGATTCGTTGCCGCCGCTGACTTTATGGCGTTACAAGCGTCTGCTCAAGACGCTCCGGTTACCTCGTCAACGGCAGACAACACACGCGTTAACCAGCGTGACAGATCGGCAGACACGATTAAACCGACGGATCAGCCCAACGACAAAGATGACATCAAGCTGCTTTCGGCGGTACGCCGTGCCGTGGTCGACGACAAGTCAATTTCTGTTCTCGCGCACAACGTAAAGATTGTCGTGATGTCTGGTGCCGTGATGTTGCGCGGCCCGGTCAAAAGCCAGGAAGAAAAACTCCAAGTTGGAAAGATCGTGGCGGGAGTGCCTGGCGTCTCCGAAATCACCAACGAACTCGATGTCAAACAATAA
- a CDS encoding ligase-associated DNA damage response exonuclease encodes MTDLVVVRKEGLYCVPGQFYIDPWRPVDHAVITHAHADHARVGHGHYLSAKAGVGVLRSRLGEINIDGLEYGETISRNGTKISLHPAGHVLGSAQVRIEYRGQVWVASGDYKIEPDRTCAAFEPVRCDTFITESTFGLPIYRWSPQQEIFDGINAWWRKNAAEGRSSVLFCYAFGKAQRILSGLDAEIGPIVCHGAAQALTEVYRASGVALPATVMVSDISDRSELKKAIVIAPPSAAGTPWIKRFGDYSDAFASGWMQLRGARRRRGVDRGFVLSDHADWPGLMSAISATGAQRVIVTHGSVATMVRWLQQVGLDAGAFDTEYGDDADEKNDAATIPLQTGDAATGSDHA; translated from the coding sequence ATGACTGATCTGGTTGTGGTGCGCAAGGAAGGGTTGTATTGCGTTCCGGGGCAGTTCTACATCGACCCGTGGCGACCGGTAGATCATGCGGTGATCACGCACGCGCACGCCGATCATGCGCGCGTTGGCCACGGCCATTACTTGAGTGCCAAGGCCGGTGTCGGCGTGCTTCGCTCGCGGCTTGGTGAAATCAATATCGACGGCCTCGAATACGGCGAAACGATTTCGCGCAACGGAACGAAGATCTCGCTGCATCCCGCCGGCCATGTGCTGGGATCGGCGCAGGTGCGCATCGAATACCGTGGTCAAGTCTGGGTGGCATCCGGCGACTACAAGATCGAACCCGATCGCACCTGTGCTGCGTTCGAACCCGTGCGTTGCGATACCTTCATCACCGAATCCACGTTCGGTCTGCCGATCTACCGATGGTCGCCCCAGCAGGAAATTTTCGACGGCATCAATGCGTGGTGGCGAAAAAACGCCGCGGAGGGGCGCAGCAGCGTGCTGTTCTGTTATGCATTCGGCAAGGCGCAGCGCATCCTCAGCGGGTTGGATGCAGAGATTGGTCCGATCGTTTGTCATGGCGCGGCGCAGGCATTGACCGAAGTTTATCGCGCCAGCGGCGTGGCATTGCCTGCGACGGTGATGGTCAGCGATATCAGCGACCGATCCGAACTGAAAAAAGCCATCGTCATCGCGCCGCCATCGGCGGCCGGCACACCGTGGATCAAGCGTTTTGGTGACTACAGCGATGCGTTCGCGAGCGGCTGGATGCAACTGCGTGGCGCTCGTCGCCGGCGTGGTGTGGATCGCGGTTTTGTATTATCCGACCACGCCGATTGGCCGGGCCTGATGTCAGCGATAAGTGCGACCGGCGCGCAACGCGTGATCGTGACGCATGGCTCGGTGGCGACGATGGTGCGCTGGTTGCAGCAGGTCGGGCTGGATGCCGGAGCATTCGACACCGAATACGGCGATGACGCCGACGAAAAAAATGATGCAGCGACGATCCCGCTGCAAACAGGCGATGCTGCCACCGGATCGGATCATGCGTGA
- a CDS encoding ATP-dependent DNA ligase, with the protein MREFARLFAELDGTTATNRKLDALRYYFRLAAPRNAAWAVYFLAGGKPRQAVPSKLLRQYATEFAGLDEWLFNESYNAVGDLAETIAHILPPAQHQSDIGLAEWVEQRIAPLRGAAPEQIRAELFSFWDELNSDERFLLVKLIGGGFRVGVSKLLVTRALSAVAGLDSKLIAQRLIGWTDGARVPTAQSYEQLIGAISSDEHALRGGQPYPFFLAHALQNPTESLGDLAQWQVEWKYDGMRAQLVCRDGQRWLWSRGEDLITDRFPELAAIALPDGTVVDGEILIWRDTDSPAAFAELQKRIGRKNVSSKMLQELPAVLVAYDLLELNGVDLRQEPQQRRRVLLENLVAQTHSTQLKLSPLISANDWQQLAQIRDESRARGVEGMMLKAVDAAYGVGRTKDVGTWWKWKVDPYSIDAVLIYAQSGHGRRASLYTDYTFALWDTGADGIRQLVPFAKAYSGLTDAEIAQVDKIIRKTTIEKFGPVRSVRPSMVFEIGFEAIALSTRHKAGVAVRFPRILRQRVDKTIEQADTLDTLKKLLTMTA; encoded by the coding sequence ATGCGTGAGTTCGCGCGGCTGTTTGCCGAACTGGACGGAACCACCGCCACCAATCGCAAGCTCGACGCTTTGCGCTATTATTTTCGACTGGCCGCGCCAAGAAATGCTGCATGGGCGGTGTATTTTCTGGCGGGCGGCAAACCGCGCCAAGCCGTGCCGAGCAAGTTGCTGCGCCAGTACGCGACCGAGTTCGCCGGGTTGGACGAATGGCTGTTCAACGAATCCTACAATGCGGTCGGCGACCTCGCGGAAACGATTGCGCACATTCTGCCGCCAGCGCAGCACCAAAGCGACATCGGATTGGCCGAGTGGGTCGAGCAGCGTATCGCGCCGCTGCGTGGTGCGGCGCCCGAGCAAATCCGCGCGGAACTGTTTTCATTCTGGGACGAGCTCAATAGCGATGAGCGTTTCCTGCTGGTCAAGCTGATCGGTGGTGGCTTCAGAGTCGGCGTGTCGAAACTGCTGGTAACGCGCGCGTTGAGCGCAGTCGCTGGACTCGATAGCAAGTTGATCGCACAACGCTTGATCGGCTGGACTGATGGCGCACGTGTGCCGACGGCGCAGAGCTACGAGCAACTGATCGGCGCGATCTCCAGCGATGAACACGCATTGCGCGGAGGCCAGCCGTATCCGTTTTTTCTCGCGCATGCATTGCAGAATCCAACGGAGTCGCTGGGCGATCTCGCGCAATGGCAGGTCGAGTGGAAATACGACGGCATGCGCGCGCAGCTCGTGTGTCGTGATGGACAGCGCTGGCTGTGGTCACGCGGAGAAGATCTGATCACCGATCGGTTTCCGGAGCTTGCGGCAATTGCGTTGCCCGACGGTACGGTCGTGGATGGCGAAATCCTGATCTGGCGTGATACTGATAGTCCCGCAGCGTTTGCCGAACTGCAGAAGCGCATCGGTCGAAAAAACGTGTCATCGAAAATGCTGCAGGAATTGCCGGCCGTGCTGGTCGCCTACGATCTGCTTGAGTTAAACGGCGTCGATTTGCGCCAAGAGCCGCAGCAACGCCGTCGTGTGCTGCTCGAAAATCTTGTCGCGCAAACGCATTCGACACAGCTCAAATTATCGCCGTTGATCAGCGCCAACGACTGGCAGCAGCTTGCACAAATTCGTGACGAATCACGCGCTCGCGGCGTTGAAGGCATGATGCTGAAAGCCGTGGATGCCGCCTACGGAGTAGGCCGCACCAAGGACGTCGGCACGTGGTGGAAATGGAAAGTCGATCCTTACAGTATTGATGCGGTGCTGATCTATGCGCAGAGCGGGCACGGTCGACGCGCTTCGCTGTACACCGACTACACGTTTGCGCTCTGGGATACCGGGGCGGATGGCATACGACAGCTGGTTCCGTTCGCCAAGGCCTATTCCGGTTTGACCGACGCCGAGATCGCACAGGTCGACAAAATTATCCGCAAGACCACGATCGAAAAATTCGGACCCGTGCGCAGTGTGCGCCCCAGCATGGTGTTTGAAATCGGATTCGAGGCCATTGCGCTTTCGACCCGGCACAAGGCGGGTGTGGCGGTGCGTTTTCCGCGCATTCTTCGGCAACGTGTCGACAAGACGATCGAGCAGGCAGATACGCTCGATACGTTGAAAAAATTGTTGACGATGACGGCATGA
- a CDS encoding ligase-associated DNA damage response DEXH box helicase has product MNSRVISRAIAAWFGGRGWKIFAFQREVWRAALNGESGLVHATTGSGKTFAVWFAALMRNADVATTKNSGLRILWVTPMRALAADTLRALQDSAAELVPHWRIEARTGDTSAGRRARQAKNLPHVLVTTPESLSLLLSRADAQQQFAQLDMLIVDEWHELIGNKRGVQTQLAIARLRCWNPALLIWGLSATLGNLAEAKEVLLGNAHGRIVQGKVDKQILVDTLIPKNPSRFPWSGHLGMQMLPTVIAEIEPHMSTLVFTNTRSQAEIWYQNILAARPDWAGLIALHHGSLDRAVREWVERALKNGQLKAVVCTSTLDLGVDFLPVERVLQIGSAKGVARLLQRAGRSGHAPGRLSRITLVPTNSLELLEAAAAKDAIARREIEARTAPVKPFDVLVQHLVTVALGGGFRAEDLYPEIRSAWSYRELQPDEWQWALDFVVRGGQSLTAYPEYRRVVADADGIYRVHDIALGRRHRMSIGTIVSDAAIQLKFLSGGKIGTVEEGFISRLKPGDHFLFSGRILEFVRIREMTAYVKRASGNKGAVPRWQGGRMPLSSELAHAALRQLAQAALGKFSGPEMQAIRPLLEVQTRWSGLPTETTLVAETLHSREGYHLFVYPFAGRAVHIGIAGLLAYRIGRRLPTTFSIAVNDYGFELLGPHAIDWAQILVGTDDTHGDLLTTENLLEDVLASLNAGELSKRRFREIARIAGLIFQGYPGQPKSNRQLQASSSLFFEVFRQHDAGNLLLNQAQREVFEQELELSRLRATLLEMQSRRIKLFDLKRVTPFGIGLMVERFREKFSTEKLADRLARLLRELEKAAL; this is encoded by the coding sequence ATGAACAGCCGTGTCATCAGCCGCGCGATTGCAGCATGGTTTGGCGGGCGTGGCTGGAAAATATTCGCGTTCCAACGAGAAGTTTGGCGCGCCGCGCTGAACGGTGAATCCGGCCTGGTGCATGCCACCACCGGATCGGGCAAAACGTTCGCGGTATGGTTCGCGGCGCTGATGCGAAATGCAGACGTGGCGACCACCAAAAATAGCGGGTTGCGCATATTGTGGGTCACGCCGATGCGCGCGCTGGCGGCCGATACGTTACGCGCGTTGCAGGATTCCGCCGCCGAGTTGGTACCGCACTGGCGCATAGAAGCGCGCACCGGCGATACCAGCGCTGGTCGTCGTGCGCGCCAGGCGAAGAACTTGCCCCACGTACTGGTTACCACGCCCGAAAGCCTCAGCTTGCTGCTCAGCCGTGCCGATGCACAGCAGCAGTTCGCTCAACTCGACATGTTGATCGTCGACGAATGGCATGAGCTGATCGGCAACAAGCGCGGTGTGCAAACGCAATTGGCGATCGCGCGTTTGCGCTGCTGGAATCCCGCCCTGCTGATTTGGGGATTGTCCGCAACCCTCGGCAATCTCGCCGAGGCAAAAGAAGTTTTGCTCGGTAATGCGCACGGCAGAATTGTGCAGGGCAAAGTCGACAAGCAGATTCTGGTCGATACGCTGATCCCGAAAAATCCATCGCGTTTTCCGTGGAGTGGTCATCTCGGCATGCAGATGTTGCCGACGGTGATCGCCGAGATCGAACCGCATATGAGCACGCTCGTATTTACCAACACGCGATCGCAGGCGGAAATCTGGTATCAGAACATTCTTGCCGCGCGACCCGATTGGGCGGGGCTGATTGCATTGCATCATGGTTCGCTGGATCGCGCTGTGCGCGAATGGGTTGAGCGCGCGCTCAAGAACGGACAACTCAAGGCCGTGGTGTGTACCTCGACGCTCGATCTCGGCGTCGATTTTTTGCCGGTCGAACGGGTGCTGCAGATCGGTAGTGCGAAAGGCGTCGCGCGATTGCTGCAGCGGGCCGGGCGCAGCGGTCATGCGCCCGGGCGACTTTCGCGAATTACGCTGGTGCCGACCAACAGCCTCGAACTGCTTGAGGCCGCCGCCGCGAAAGACGCGATCGCGCGCCGCGAGATCGAGGCGCGAACCGCACCGGTCAAGCCATTCGATGTACTGGTTCAACATCTGGTGACCGTCGCTCTTGGTGGTGGCTTCCGCGCCGAGGATTTGTACCCGGAGATTCGCAGTGCGTGGTCATACCGCGAGCTGCAACCTGACGAATGGCAATGGGCGCTGGATTTTGTCGTGCGCGGTGGCCAGAGCCTCACGGCATATCCGGAATATCGACGCGTCGTCGCCGATGCCGATGGCATATATCGCGTACACGATATCGCGCTTGGACGGCGTCACCGCATGAGCATCGGCACCATAGTTTCGGACGCGGCGATACAACTCAAATTTCTCAGCGGTGGCAAGATTGGCACGGTCGAGGAAGGATTTATTTCCCGACTCAAGCCGGGCGATCATTTTCTGTTCAGCGGGCGCATTCTCGAATTCGTGCGGATACGCGAAATGACCGCATACGTGAAGCGCGCCAGCGGTAACAAGGGCGCCGTGCCGCGCTGGCAGGGCGGTCGCATGCCGCTCTCTTCCGAGCTCGCGCACGCTGCGCTGCGGCAGTTGGCGCAGGCCGCGCTCGGCAAATTCAGTGGCCCCGAAATGCAGGCGATTCGCCCACTGCTGGAAGTTCAGACACGATGGTCGGGGCTGCCTACCGAAACCACGCTTGTAGCCGAAACCTTACACAGCCGCGAAGGCTATCACCTGTTCGTTTATCCGTTCGCCGGTCGCGCGGTTCACATCGGTATTGCCGGGTTGTTGGCGTATCGCATCGGACGACGCCTGCCGACCACGTTTTCAATCGCCGTAAATGATTATGGCTTTGAGCTGCTGGGGCCGCATGCGATCGATTGGGCGCAGATTCTCGTCGGCACCGACGACACGCACGGCGATTTGTTGACGACGGAAAACTTGCTCGAAGACGTGCTCGCCAGCCTCAATGCCGGCGAGCTGTCGAAGCGGCGTTTTCGCGAGATCGCGCGTATCGCCGGCCTCATTTTTCAGGGGTATCCGGGGCAACCGAAAAGCAACCGCCAGCTGCAGGCATCGTCTTCGTTGTTCTTTGAGGTTTTTCGCCAGCATGATGCCGGCAATCTGTTGCTAAACCAAGCTCAGCGAGAAGTCTTCGAACAGGAGCTGGAGCTGTCGCGATTGCGCGCCACGTTGCTGGAAATGCAATCGCGAAGAATCAAATTGTTCGACCTCAAACGCGTCACCCCATTCGGTATCGGGCTGATGGTGGAACGCTTTCGCGAAAAGTTCTCGACCGAGAAACTCGCCGACCGATTGGCGCGGCTGCTGCGCGAGCTCGAAAAGGCAGCATTGTGA
- the pdeM gene encoding ligase-associated DNA damage response endonuclease PdeM: protein MSAHEVMIAGESLLLLAEKAIYWPRQKMLIVADIHFGKAASFRALGVPVPHGTTSQNLAALTLLIAKYHVRHIIFLGDFLHSKAAHSRATTAALHDWRQRHHDLQLTLVRGNHDRHAGDPSSSIIDSVDEPFLLAPFAFCHHPDLISAAYVMAGHVHPVARVTAAGDSLRLPCFVIGATRSILPSFGAFTGGFELAPTFADEIFLCAGDTVQRFPMR from the coding sequence GTGAGCGCGCATGAAGTGATGATCGCGGGCGAGTCGCTGCTGTTACTCGCCGAAAAAGCGATCTACTGGCCGCGACAAAAAATGCTGATCGTCGCCGACATCCATTTCGGGAAGGCTGCGTCATTTCGTGCGCTCGGTGTTCCGGTGCCGCATGGTACAACCTCGCAAAATCTTGCAGCGTTGACGCTTTTAATTGCGAAATATCACGTTCGGCACATTATTTTTCTCGGCGATTTTTTGCATTCCAAAGCTGCGCATTCGCGGGCCACGACGGCGGCTCTGCACGACTGGCGGCAGCGACATCACGACCTTCAGCTGACACTGGTTCGCGGCAATCACGATCGCCATGCGGGTGATCCTTCGAGCTCGATTATCGATTCCGTGGATGAGCCATTTCTATTGGCTCCATTCGCGTTCTGTCATCACCCGGATCTGATCAGCGCGGCTTACGTAATGGCCGGCCACGTCCATCCAGTAGCCCGCGTGACTGCGGCTGGAGATTCACTGCGATTGCCGTGTTTTGTGATCGGTGCAACGCGCTCGATCCTCCCATCCTTTGGCGCGTTTACCGGTGGATTCGAGTTAGCGCCCACGTTTGCCGATGAGATTTTTTTATGTGCCGGCGATACGGTGCAGCGGTTTCCAATGCGCTAA
- a CDS encoding Ku protein — MPRPIWSGTLSFGLLNVPVSLMSGERRIDLHFRMLDGRNNKRIKYERVNEETGAEVPWKEIVKAFEYSKGSYVVLKPDDIKSAAPESHDSIDVEAFVDVEAIAPQFFEKPYFLVPGKKAEKGYVLLRETLRKTKRVGVGRVVIRTREYLCAVMPQGDALVLNLLRFAQELVSADDYVFPAKAAAEYRITKVEMTMAEQLIDSMSSEWKPEDYKDEFRARLSEVIEKRMKSKGVVKSISDEASLPENSTTNVVDFTSLLKKSLASNHRTPAKKSATQKKTTTQKDKPTSAKKGTQASARKRRTAS; from the coding sequence ATGCCTCGTCCTATCTGGTCTGGAACGCTTTCGTTCGGTCTTCTCAACGTTCCGGTTTCGCTCATGAGCGGTGAGCGGCGCATTGATCTGCATTTCCGCATGCTCGATGGACGAAACAATAAGCGCATCAAATATGAGCGAGTCAACGAAGAGACCGGCGCCGAAGTCCCTTGGAAGGAGATCGTGAAAGCCTTCGAGTACAGCAAAGGAAGTTACGTTGTATTAAAGCCCGACGACATCAAGTCGGCCGCGCCCGAAAGCCATGATTCGATCGACGTTGAAGCCTTCGTCGACGTTGAAGCCATCGCTCCCCAATTTTTCGAAAAGCCGTATTTTCTCGTGCCTGGGAAGAAGGCAGAAAAGGGCTATGTGCTCCTGCGGGAAACGCTGCGCAAAACCAAGCGAGTCGGTGTTGGGAGAGTGGTGATTCGTACACGAGAATATCTATGTGCAGTCATGCCGCAGGGAGACGCCTTGGTGTTAAATCTGCTTCGATTTGCACAGGAGCTCGTCTCCGCGGACGACTATGTGTTTCCCGCCAAGGCGGCCGCGGAATATCGAATAACCAAAGTGGAAATGACCATGGCGGAACAACTCATTGATTCGATGAGTAGCGAGTGGAAGCCAGAAGATTACAAGGATGAATTTCGTGCGCGCCTGAGCGAGGTGATAGAAAAGCGTATGAAGAGCAAAGGAGTAGTCAAATCCATATCCGACGAGGCGTCACTGCCGGAGAACTCGACGACCAACGTTGTGGATTTCACGTCACTGCTCAAAAAAAGTCTGGCCAGCAACCATCGAACGCCTGCAAAGAAATCGGCAACTCAGAAAAAAACCACCACGCAAAAAGATAAACCAACCTCCGCCAAAAAGGGAACACAAGCGTCTGCGCGCAAACGCCGCACCGCTAGCTGA